One segment of Stappia sp. 28M-7 DNA contains the following:
- a CDS encoding DEAD/DEAH box helicase, giving the protein MTVNFTPGDLVRARGREWVALPTPGEGLLALRPLSGNENDIVVLAPDLELTPVEAARFDLPDDARTTVQSKAALLADALRLTLRRGAGPFRSAAQLAFEPRTYQLVPLLMALRLQVPRLLIADDVGIGKTIEAGLILRELMDRGEVDAFSVLCPPHLVDQWITELKDRFGIDAVAVTSGTAARLERNLPLAQTLFDAYPFTVVSLDYIKAEKRRDGFARACPDFVIVDEAHACVGTHKGKQQRFNLLQGLASDPARRLILLTATPHSGDEEAFARLLSLIDTEFGKGNFDDQRYRERLARHLVQRRRADIVDGDWGEDRAFPKKEELEGGLAYDLSDAHRSFHEAVLDYCFSVVSRAGDAQKDRRLAFWGTLALMRCVGSSPAAAMSALRNRASNEDDRLEPQIYDEDGDDEDAVDIEPNTVFSNDPALQGLLDKASELLTAEDPKLNALIKALKPLIKDGANPVVFCRYLATAEHVKEGLRKAFPKLTVQAVTGELTPDERRDRVAEMAAEESAATDQRILVATDCLSEGINLQQLFDTVIHYDLSWNPTRHQQREGRVDRFGQPAELVRSIMMFSPDSAIDGAVLDVILRKAEEIRKATGVTVPLPDERGPVTDALMAAMMLRRGGGRHKQLTLDLQIGDGIQVMENRWRDASENEKRSRARFAQNAIKPSEVAPEWDKVKSLLGSPAETLEFLERAMSRFGVPLEKKKSLQFAHVHALQDSLKEKLEQRGLKGSLTLATQEPAPSGASLLTRTHPLTSSLAESLLEASLDTEALPDLGIGRVGAWPSTAVTQMTRVALLRIRYKLTVHARRERLLLAEEAALVALDSNTVIASGSEARALLASPATADLAPVARDRMINTAKAALPDLLGGPIADFVQKRAAELVEDHARLRAAAGSASRVSVEPIIPPDVIGLFVLVPGEV; this is encoded by the coding sequence ATGACTGTGAATTTTACTCCTGGAGACCTTGTTAGAGCGCGCGGCCGTGAATGGGTTGCCTTGCCGACACCCGGTGAGGGCCTGCTTGCCCTGCGCCCTCTCTCGGGCAATGAAAATGATATCGTGGTTCTTGCTCCGGATCTCGAGCTTACACCGGTGGAAGCCGCTCGCTTCGACCTGCCTGACGATGCGCGCACGACAGTGCAGTCCAAGGCGGCCCTTCTTGCCGACGCGTTGCGACTGACCCTCCGCCGGGGGGCAGGCCCGTTCCGATCCGCCGCACAGCTTGCTTTTGAGCCTCGGACGTACCAGCTGGTCCCACTTCTCATGGCCCTTCGGCTTCAGGTCCCGCGCTTGTTGATTGCCGACGACGTTGGCATCGGCAAGACCATCGAAGCGGGTCTGATACTGCGCGAACTGATGGATCGCGGAGAGGTCGACGCGTTTTCCGTTCTCTGTCCTCCGCACCTCGTGGACCAGTGGATCACAGAACTGAAGGATCGCTTCGGGATCGATGCCGTTGCCGTCACCTCCGGGACTGCGGCGCGTTTGGAGCGCAACCTCCCATTGGCGCAGACCCTTTTCGATGCCTATCCGTTCACGGTGGTCAGCCTTGACTACATCAAAGCCGAGAAACGCCGGGATGGGTTCGCCAGGGCCTGTCCGGATTTCGTTATCGTCGATGAAGCACACGCCTGCGTCGGGACGCACAAGGGAAAGCAGCAGCGTTTCAACCTGCTCCAAGGCCTTGCAAGCGATCCTGCACGTCGGTTGATCCTGCTGACAGCCACGCCGCACTCCGGGGACGAAGAGGCATTTGCTCGGCTTCTGTCGCTAATCGACACTGAATTTGGCAAGGGGAATTTCGATGATCAAAGATACCGCGAGCGCCTTGCACGGCACCTTGTTCAGAGGCGTCGAGCCGATATCGTCGATGGCGATTGGGGCGAGGATCGCGCTTTTCCTAAGAAGGAAGAACTGGAGGGGGGACTCGCCTATGATCTGAGCGACGCGCATCGATCCTTCCACGAGGCCGTACTTGATTACTGTTTCTCGGTCGTGTCTCGGGCCGGAGATGCACAGAAGGATCGCCGCCTTGCTTTCTGGGGCACTCTGGCACTGATGCGCTGTGTCGGATCGTCACCCGCAGCCGCAATGAGCGCGTTGCGAAACCGGGCTTCCAATGAAGACGACCGCCTCGAGCCGCAGATCTACGACGAAGATGGCGATGACGAAGACGCCGTGGACATCGAGCCAAACACCGTCTTCTCAAATGACCCCGCTCTCCAAGGGCTACTCGACAAGGCCAGCGAACTTTTGACGGCCGAAGATCCCAAACTGAACGCCCTCATCAAGGCCCTCAAACCCTTGATCAAAGACGGCGCTAACCCAGTCGTCTTCTGCCGCTACCTCGCCACGGCCGAACATGTGAAGGAAGGACTTCGTAAGGCCTTCCCCAAGCTAACTGTGCAGGCCGTGACGGGTGAATTGACGCCGGACGAACGTCGCGATCGCGTCGCGGAAATGGCGGCGGAAGAAAGCGCCGCCACAGATCAGCGCATCCTTGTTGCCACGGACTGCCTGTCGGAGGGGATCAACCTTCAACAGCTGTTCGACACCGTGATCCACTACGACCTTTCCTGGAATCCGACGCGTCATCAACAGCGCGAAGGTCGCGTGGATCGTTTCGGGCAACCCGCCGAACTCGTTCGCTCGATCATGATGTTTTCGCCCGACAGCGCCATCGACGGTGCCGTCTTGGACGTCATTCTCCGCAAGGCTGAAGAAATCCGCAAGGCGACGGGCGTGACTGTGCCTCTGCCCGACGAGCGGGGACCGGTCACCGATGCGCTGATGGCGGCAATGATGCTTCGCCGTGGCGGAGGCCGCCACAAGCAGCTGACGCTGGACCTCCAAATCGGCGACGGCATCCAGGTGATGGAGAACCGCTGGCGCGATGCAAGCGAGAACGAAAAACGGTCTCGCGCCAGGTTTGCACAAAACGCCATAAAGCCGAGTGAAGTCGCTCCTGAATGGGACAAGGTGAAGTCTCTACTCGGATCGCCCGCGGAAACGCTTGAATTCCTCGAGCGTGCGATGTCTCGGTTCGGGGTGCCCCTCGAGAAGAAAAAGTCGCTGCAATTCGCCCACGTGCATGCCCTTCAGGATAGCCTCAAGGAAAAGCTGGAGCAGCGTGGGCTGAAGGGATCACTCACGCTTGCCACGCAGGAACCGGCGCCCTCAGGGGCTTCGCTTCTGACCAGAACCCATCCGCTGACATCGTCCTTAGCGGAAAGCCTGCTTGAGGCCTCCCTCGACACCGAAGCACTGCCGGATCTCGGCATCGGGCGTGTCGGGGCCTGGCCAAGTACCGCCGTCACTCAGATGACGCGTGTCGCTCTCTTGCGTATTCGCTACAAGCTCACGGTTCATGCACGGCGCGAGCGCCTTCTGCTGGCAGAGGAAGCCGCCCTCGTTGCCCTCGACAGCAACACGGTGATTGCGTCTGGCAGCGAGGCGCGCGCGCTGCTTGCCTCGCCCGCGACCGCTGATCTCGCGCCTGTCGCCCGCGACCGGATGATCAATACGGCGAAGGCGGCCCTTCCTGACCTGTTGGGCGGCCCGATTGCCGATTTCGTGCAAAAGCGTGCCGCGGAGCTGGTTGAAGACCACGCCCGCCTTCGTGCTGCCGCCGGTTCTGCGTCGCGTGTCAGCGTGGAGCCGATAATTCCCCCAGACGTCATCGGCCTCTTCGTTCTTGTTCCGGGGGAGGTGTAA